The genomic region ATATTATGTTTTAAGCACACATCTCCTATTGCCTGTAACTCTTCTTTGGAATATATGACACCTGTTGGATTACTTGGAGAATTAATAATAATTGCTTTGGTTTTATCGGTAATCGCTTGTTCCACCTGCTCCGGAGTTAATTTAAACTCCTTGTCTTCCTGAGCTTCAACAAATACAGGTTTTCCCTGTGCGAGCTTTATCTGTTCAGGATAACTTACCCAGTACGGAGTTGGAACAATCACCTCATCACCAGGATTAAGCAACACCTGAAACAAAGTGAATAACGCGTGTTTGGCCCCAATCGTTACAATCAATTCATTTTCACGATATTCAAGATTTTGATCACGTTTGAATTTATTCTGAATCTGCTGCTTTAATTCCGGGAGACCTCCGGAAGGCGTATATTTTGTTCTTCCTTCATCCATAGCTTTTTTTGCCGCTTGTATAATATGTTCCGGCGTATTAAAATCCGGTTCACCAGCTGCTAAACCGATCACATCATGGCCTTCTTTTTTCAGTGCCTTTGCTTTAGCCGTGATCGCCAAAGTACTTGAAGGCGTTAAGCTTTGTACACGTTCTGCCAATTCCATTAAGTGGATTCCTCCTCTTATTTTTTACTTAGCTTCACTTGTTCGTACAAATCTCCATTTTCAAACAAGTACGTTTCAAATACATATTGATGATCATTGTTTTTATAAGTGATTTCCCAGATTACATTTCCATCCTCAATACCTGGAGTGATACTTTGCATTGTACAGTCCTGGCACTGTTCCTTCCAGATTGAAGTGATTTTTTCTTTACTTATCCCGTCGTTTTCTTGCACATATGTAATTTCCTCATCTTTCTCAACAGGAACAAACGCGATTCCATTTATTGCGTTTTCTGAAAGTCCCATGACAACATCATAGGCCTTTTCCCCATTATATCGCACTATACTATCGATTTCTTCTATAGGCGTTTCCTGTAGCGCCTCTTGTCCGGATTGTTCAAACGTCGCTTCTTTACCCTCCATTGCCGTACTATACACGTAGATAAAGGATCCGGCAACGATTAAGAAAAGGATGAAAAAAATAAGGGCAACGAGACGAACCCATCTATGTCTCATAAATGGTGAATATTGCTGTTTTTTCATCTTCCTGATCCAACGCTAATCCAAACATTAAATCCTTTTCTTTAAGAGTACGATTTAAACAATCCACAATCCTGTAAAGGTTATCTGTTTTTGAAACACGTAATGCAGCGAGTGTCTCAGGGCCTGACTGGGTCATAAAGTACCTCCTTAACCATTCAGAAGCCATACATAGAAATTTTTGCACCGTATATCATCGAGTAATGATTCCCAAACTAATGGATGTCTGAAAGGTTACTTCGTTATATATTATAACAATAAATTTCAGTCGCTAAATAGTTAAATCAATAATTCCGATTAAAATTTTCCTAACCCATACCAAAATGCTGCTTGTACCTGCTTAAGTTTTCATCCAAAAGAAACAATGAGATCGTGTTAACGAAGTCGTTAACACGATTTTTTTTGTGGTCCAGGGGGCTTCCGGGATTGCTATTCACCGGACAAATTCGTAATCTGATGGGGTGAAAATAATCTGAACCGTACCTACCCTTTTCAGATGATATACATCAATCCACAGCTCTGTCAGTCGTTCGACAAGTCCTGCATGCAGTTTTTTATCCTTCAGGTCATAAATAATCGCTATATGAGGGTCAAGCTGGTCTAACAGCTCACCTGTCGGGAAGTTTTTTTCAGCATAATCGGGAATTTTGATAATTTCCGTCTGAATAGGCAAATCCTTCAAGATATCTTCAATCGCCTGATTCGCTTCTGACATAAAAACCATGGAGTTTTTGCCGAATGTGATATACAATGACATGTTTTGAGAATTCGGACTAACCTTTAAAACTTTAAACCTCAGACCTGTACTTGGCTCATAAGTCTCTCCATGCTTCCACTTAACAGTACTGATATCTTCCGTCTTAATATTCACACATGGCTGATGACTCGAACTTGCAATCTTTTTCACATGATACTTGTCAATAATAACATCTGCATTGCCGCACGCTGTTTCATTTTTATTGGTTAATACTAAGTAATCAATTTGCTGTACTTCCAGCTCCTCCAACTGCCCGACAAGATCTTCTTCACTATCCTTAGACCCAGTATTAATAAGAATTCGTTTATCCCTGCCAGTCGTAATGAGAAGGGATTCCCCATCAGTCAGATGAAAGAAGGTAAATTTCACTTCATCTTCAGACAACGTACGCTCAAGAGCCTCTGTTGGAAAGGCTGATAATCCTGCTATTCCAATTGCCAGACAAACAATAACAATCTTTTTCCATTTGTTCACTGCATCTCACATCCCATCATCAGTATCCAAGAATAGAATGTGTAACTATTCCATAACTTATGAAAACCATTTTCGTGCCCGGTCTAATAAAGAGTGTGCATCATCATATAAAAGAGACGCCTGTGGAATGGACTCAATAAAGTATTTGCCATATTTCGCTTTCATTAAACGGCCATCACAGACAAACACAATACCTCTATCCTTACTTGAGCGTATTAACCGGCCAAATCCCTGCTTAAAACGGATAACGGCATTGGGCAGGGCAAGCTGCATAAAAGGATTCTTTCCTTCCTCTCTCAAGGCTTCTGCTTTCGCATGATAAACCGGATGACCAGGGGGTTCAAACGGCAGTCTGACAATCACTACAGAGGATAGATCTTCGCCGGGTATATCGATACCCTCCCAGAAGGAGCTTGTTCCAAGTAAGATAGCACGATTAAAGGACTGAAAATTTTTCTGCAGCCTTGACCGACTCCCGCTGGATATTCCCTGACTGATAATCATGAAATCATCCTGATCAAAGAAACCTTTGAGCATTTCGTGAGTTTTTCGCAGCATTTGATAAGAAGTGAATAAAACAAGCATTCGTCCATCTGTTATTTGGGCCAATTCGTAAATATTGTAGCTAACGGCCGATAAAAAGTCTTCCTCTTTATCCTTATTTATTTGTGGCAGGTCATTGGGAACCAGTAATTGAACCTGATCCTCATAGGAAAAGGGGGAAGGAATTTTTTTTGTGAATGCCTCGTCCTCTTCCAGGCCATTTCTAGTCAAAATATAGCTGAAGGAATGACGGATTGTTAGTGTCGCGCTAGTCAGAATAACACTCTTTTTTTGCTCGTAAAATTGCTGTTTTAATAATGAACCTGTTTCCATCGGCTCACAATATAAGTAGACTGCATTTCGTGCACCCTTTGCTTCAATTTCTATCCATTTAATCATCGACGTTTCTTCTTCATATAAAAACAGATGTAAACTCTGAATGAGGGCATCGACTTGTTCAATCTTTCTATTGATTTCTTCTTCATCTTCTTCCTGATTCATGGATTCATCCGTTTGAATGGATTCTTTGTTGTGATCAAGTCTTACGGACAGATCCTTCAAACTGAAGATAAATCTGGACGCTAAGTCCCCCAGGAATACGACGGTATCCTCTTCCATGTCTTGTCGATTAAATAGAGTTTGTATACGACCAATATCATTATAGGATGAACGATTCCCCTTTTGGTTCTGTACGAAATCGAACAGATAACGAAACAAGTAATCAGCATGTTCCTTTGCTTCCGCTATTTCTTCCAGGGATTGGTTATCGGTCAGAATTTCCCCCAGCTCATTTAACAGATATTGAATGGAAACATAATCCACCTTCATCCCAAAATGTCTTGAAGCCGTCCGGTCTAAATGATGCCCTTCATCAACGATGGCATATTGATAGGAAGGCAGGAACTCATAATTATGGACCATATCTGTACACAACAAAGCATGGTTGGTGATAATGAGATGCGCTTTCTGTGCACGTCTTCTTATACGTTGATAATACGTCCGGGAAAACCAGGAAGATTTCGGATCCAGTGTCCGTTCCGCATCTGCATTTACCCGTCGCCAGAAAATCTGACCACTTGAAGGCAGATGCAATTCATCAACATCTCCAGAGTCTGTTTCCGTTATCCAGACCAAAAGAAGGGCTTTCGTTAAAATCACATCATAATTATCATCCCAAGGTGGCTTTTCCAGCTCCTGTTCAAACTTCTTAAGGCTTAAATAATGACTTTTCCCCTTTACAATTACCGCATCAAAAGAAACAGGAAACAGGCTTCTAAGCAAAGGAATTTCCTGATCTAAAAGCTGCGATTGAAGCTGTGTTGTATAGGTACTAATCACAATTCGTTCATTATGCTGCAAGGCATAGTAAAGCCCCGGAAGCAGATAAGCCAACGTTTTTCCTGTTCCGGTTTCGGCCTCCACGAACGCATGCTTCTCTCCCTGAAATGAATCAAAGAGAAACTCTGCCATCTCCCTTTGTCCTTCTCTTGTTTCGTACTCTTTCAAGACTTGTTGAAGCTTACCATCCGTTGCAAATACTTCCTCAATAAATTCTCCAAATGAGGTATCCCAGTCATGACTTTCCCGCACAGGTTTTTCCTGCCTTTTTATGCCAAGCCCCCGGTAAACCTCTATAGACGGATTCGTCTCCTCCAGAGTATATTTCTTATCGTTAATCCACTGAGTGAATAAGGGGTGGAAATCACTATTTAATTTCGGCTCCAGATCCAACAGCTTTTCCAGTGTTTCAATCGGAAGATGGTGCGCTTTATCCAGGAGCTTAAGGAGTATCTCTGCTGTTACAT from Virgibacillus sp. MSP4-1 harbors:
- the dinG gene encoding ATP-dependent DNA helicase DinG — translated: MKKFAVVDLETTGQNPTKGDQIIEVGIVVIEDGVITQQFGTYVKPDQEIPLFISHLTGITDEQVQSAPLFTEIAEDIIELCSDAYFVAHHVQFDLGFLNEALMDAGFSPIREKVIDTVEFARIFAPRATGYKLSQLAEDFNVQHQQPHRALSDAYVTAEILLKLLDKAHHLPIETLEKLLDLEPKLNSDFHPLFTQWINDKKYTLEETNPSIEVYRGLGIKRQEKPVRESHDWDTSFGEFIEEVFATDGKLQQVLKEYETREGQREMAEFLFDSFQGEKHAFVEAETGTGKTLAYLLPGLYYALQHNERIVISTYTTQLQSQLLDQEIPLLRSLFPVSFDAVIVKGKSHYLSLKKFEQELEKPPWDDNYDVILTKALLLVWITETDSGDVDELHLPSSGQIFWRRVNADAERTLDPKSSWFSRTYYQRIRRRAQKAHLIITNHALLCTDMVHNYEFLPSYQYAIVDEGHHLDRTASRHFGMKVDYVSIQYLLNELGEILTDNQSLEEIAEAKEHADYLFRYLFDFVQNQKGNRSSYNDIGRIQTLFNRQDMEEDTVVFLGDLASRFIFSLKDLSVRLDHNKESIQTDESMNQEEDEEEINRKIEQVDALIQSLHLFLYEEETSMIKWIEIEAKGARNAVYLYCEPMETGSLLKQQFYEQKKSVILTSATLTIRHSFSYILTRNGLEEDEAFTKKIPSPFSYEDQVQLLVPNDLPQINKDKEEDFLSAVSYNIYELAQITDGRMLVLFTSYQMLRKTHEMLKGFFDQDDFMIISQGISSGSRSRLQKNFQSFNRAILLGTSSFWEGIDIPGEDLSSVVIVRLPFEPPGHPVYHAKAEALREEGKNPFMQLALPNAVIRFKQGFGRLIRSSKDRGIVFVCDGRLMKAKYGKYFIESIPQASLLYDDAHSLLDRARKWFS
- a CDS encoding DUF5590 domain-containing protein; its protein translation is MKKQQYSPFMRHRWVRLVALIFFILFLIVAGSFIYVYSTAMEGKEATFEQSGQEALQETPIEEIDSIVRYNGEKAYDVVMGLSENAINGIAFVPVEKDEEITYVQENDGISKEKITSIWKEQCQDCTMQSITPGIEDGNVIWEITYKNNDHQYVFETYLFENGDLYEQVKLSKK
- a CDS encoding ComEC/Rec2 family competence protein — encoded protein: MNKWKKIVIVCLAIGIAGLSAFPTEALERTLSEDEVKFTFFHLTDGESLLITTGRDKRILINTGSKDSEEDLVGQLEELEVQQIDYLVLTNKNETACGNADVIIDKYHVKKIASSSHQPCVNIKTEDISTVKWKHGETYEPSTGLRFKVLKVSPNSQNMSLYITFGKNSMVFMSEANQAIEDILKDLPIQTEIIKIPDYAEKNFPTGELLDQLDPHIAIIYDLKDKKLHAGLVERLTELWIDVYHLKRVGTVQIIFTPSDYEFVR
- a CDS encoding YpmA family protein gives rise to the protein MTQSGPETLAALRVSKTDNLYRIVDCLNRTLKEKDLMFGLALDQEDEKTAIFTIYET